The Rattus norvegicus strain BN/NHsdMcwi chromosome 20, GRCr8, whole genome shotgun sequence genomic interval CCCAACCAGTTAAACCTGTTTTAGAAGTCCACGATATTATTTAAGAAATTATTTCTCACCAAGTCTCTTTATTCTAATACTAACTCTtgagaagctaaggcaggaggatgactaTAAACTTAAGGGCAGCTTGGACTTCAGTGTCAGGACTCAAAACAGTATCCACAGATTATTTCTCTGGCAATGATTAGTCATAAAAGCCTACCATATagacttctgctcacatttccaaTTTATAGTTCAGACATATGAATCATGAGGCCAAAGAGCTGTGAGAACAGATAAATTAACATGTCCTGGTTTTACCATCCTCTGAAAACTCTGCAGACATATAGACATGAGGGTAAAATAAGAAAGGGagtcttttgttattgtttgagaCTGTCTCACAACAGACCTCTGGTGGACTTCAAACTTACTGTACAGCAGAGGTTGGGTTTTTAACTCCTAATCCTTTTGCTTTGACCTCCTAAGGTCTAAGACTACAGACAAGCACCATATATACATCTTGTTGGGCTTGTGTCATTTGGAATTAAACATTTTCATAGCATGTGCTAAGACAATAAGAcaacatagcaataaaattagTATCTTGTCTACCCTGTTCCTTACTCCCAGATAACATGAATGCATTTACTTACCTTGGCCAAATCACTACTGCCAGTATACATGTGAACTTGAAAGTTTAAATTTACTAcataattttaaatcaaatttcATATCTTTCTTTCAACACAAGATTGATGTGTCTTTGTCTTTACTGTCTTTCAATCTATACTAATCTTTAGTATATACAGAGCAGTGGATACTCAGAGATAAATATACTCTATTTCTGGGCACTTGAATGACAGCAACTTCCTCTTTTCAAACAAAGGAGAGTTGGCTTTAATTTTTCCAAAACACTTCATGGTGCAGTGCTTCTGATCTCCCATTGTTTTGGCTCTTTGCTCTAAATTGGGTGAGACAATCAAGCCTAGGTCAGACCAATGTATTCCCTACActgcttccttccctttctaaGTCAAACGGACCCTGGGCTGCAAGGCTCTTGTTTGTGTGGCCTCTTGTTTGTGTGGCCTATACATTCTCCTTTCTTCTGTATGTCAAATGCTCATTGCTCTTGGGAGAATCTTCCTCACTCTGGCTCAGTTGCTCAGATAGAGTTCTCTGTCTATGGTGGCCTGTGTAGCCTACAGAGACTACTCTGGTCAGGAATGACTCGTGTGAATGGTCATGTGTTCCCAGGTATCCACCATATTAGTTGGCACAATTGGGAAAGACACCAAGACAGTCTAACGAAGCTTAAAACTGTTGATAAAGTTGTTGGTTTATCATGCTGAGAACAGACACTCTTTCCTGACTAAAGGACAGAAAACAGTCATGACTTTTCCTGGGGTTCTCAGTTACATCTCTAAAGCCAGTCTCTATTTCCTTGGCTCTCTGAGCTGCATTTCCCTCAACTGATGGGGAATCAAGTCCTGTTTGGTGATAGTGGTGGTTAATCTTGATTGTGAACTTGATACAGTCTGAAATTTCTGGAGAGGGTTAACTGAAGGGGCACACTCCCAAGTGAGCCACACCTACCAGGGGCTGGCCAGGATATAAAGAGATCCAAAAAAAATAGGCAGTGGTGcttacctctctgcctctgcttcttgccgatgtgtgtatctgtctctgctgctgttgtttggAGTTCTTGTAGCGGGTACCCTTCACTGACATCAGACTCCAGCTTCTTCAGCCTTCCAATGTTTATTGAAGATCAGCAGCAACTCTCCAGGAATCTTCTAGGTTCTCAACTTCATGGACTGAGGTATCTATGAgattctcagcttctccagtaAGCAAATGGAAGTTGTGGGACTCCTCCTTTAGGGTCTAAGTTACTTCAGGAAATTCCTTTTTATAATATACATTTGTATCTTATCAATTCTGCTCCTGTTCCTCTCATGAACCTTGCCTAATGCCACGCCATGATCATAAAGACAGTCTAGATATATCACAAAATGAATCAGGAGTCAGAACGATTTCATCATTTATTTAACAAAGCAGACTCTGGTCTAGTACTAGCAATGGCATGTGATTGTATCCATAAAAGACATTACTAATACATTACCACCTTGTGTTCTGGGCCTTATGTAGAGCTTTATTATTGTGCTTGAAGAAGCTGAAGCAACTTTTAAAATGGTAATATCTTGGTATTtgccttctctgcttcctcctctacTTTGCTTTTGAGACTGGCTCTTGCTCTGTGGTCTCCTTGTCCTCAACTAAGGTGGTCTCTGACTATGGTATATGagcaatatattttcatttctctggcaAGAAATATAGTATTTTtcctttgtagaaaaaaaaatttacctcTTGTTTTTGTCAATCCAAAGGTCAAAATCCTTCATTAAAGAAGACagtacaggaactcaaggcaggaacctcaaggcaggaactgacgCAGAGACTGCAttggagtgctgcttgctggcttgcttcccatgttTTGCTCAGCGTGTATTCTTATATTACCCAGTGGCGCCTGACCATGGGTGGAACGGCCTGCAGTGGGGTGGACACAGAGATCATTAATCAAGAGAATGTCTTACAGACCACAGACTTGGCGATAGGAATTTGTTTGAGACATTTTCACCATTGATgattcttccctcttcccagatgattttagcttgtatcaagttggcaaTAAATTAATGAGGATACAGACTAAGCAAAATGTCTTCTAGGTTTGTATATATTGTGATAAGTAAGAGGACAGCCTTATGTTTTAAGGTCTGTAGAGGTGATCATTTTTTTGTCCTTTGTTCTATAAATGTGATGTACCACAtttattactttgtgtgtgtcGAACCATCTTCTCACTCTAGGGGTAAATCTCCCTCACTGCTGtgtataatatttatattgtaGCATTCTCTTTGGTTTGGAATAGTGTTTGGagaacattttcttcatttgtatgtgtttatatgaaaGATTAATAAGCTCCTTAATATCTACACATACTTTATGTGCTTACTCATGCAACAAGCATTAGAGGTCCCACTTTGTACTGGGCTCTGATCAAAGTTGCAAAGAACAGCCACGAACCTGGCAAACAGCCTATAGCTGCATCAATCTTGAATTCCAGTATGTAGAGCCTTCTGGGAGCACCCTcttggattgtttgtttgtttgttttatttgtgtttttagtGTTTACCACAATGCTAggatgattctttttcttttttccatttgatttggttttggggtttgggCGTTTAACCTAAGGACTTACTTATGCAAATACTCAGCCCCAGGAGAGGGCTTTTATTTCTGTAGATGAATTGTAAATGCAGAAGTTCTAAGTCCTTTGCCCCTGACACACAGCAGTTGAATGGACAATGGAAAATCTGGGTAGAAGTGGCCTGATTCTGGGGCCCACAAACCAGAGCATCACAGATAAACAGCTGTCAGTGTCACTGCCAGAAGTCTGATTAACGCCAGGGAATGTATTAACGTCTTGAAGGGAAGTATATCTTAAGTCATCAATCAGTCATTTGACTTTGGTCAAGGGATGTAAGAGCAGATTTTTCAAGATCACAGAGTATAAAGCAAAAGAAGGCTGAATAAAGAAACGAAAGTGGAGGAGGAAatgcaggaagaggaggaggggtggagaaGCTGTCTCTAGGTGGAGGAGGTGCAGAGTAACCAATACTGGCTTAGCACAGTTTCACTGTCTGGTCCCTTAGCCCTTGACACTTAACACATTATATTATTTAATCCTCGCCAAAGTGCTGTCTGGCTCCTAAGTCCCTGATCATGCAAGTCACTTGAGCTCTGTTAATTCTGTGGCCTCCAGGCCTAGGGTGAACCTTTAAGAGGTCCCAGATGAAAACAGGGCGGAGTTTGCAGCGTCTTCTCTCTGAATGGACTGTACCACATGAGAGGCGCTTTTGCTGTGAGAACTCGAGCTTTATTTGGTGGTGATGATTCTGGGTATAAGATGAGATGAGTTTGTGATGAGACTCAAGGCTGGGTTCTGATTTTTCCATTATTGCTAGGAATTAGGCATGAGCTAGCGGCCTCTTGATTAAAAAGCAAGTGGAAGACAGAGGAAGCCAAGCATGGATGCTTAATTCCTAAATTCCTAGAAGTCAACCGAAGGGGTGCATATATTTGTCTGAGTTTTGTTTGATGTTAAATGTGACTGTGTGCGTGtagatatgaatgtgtgtgaaaaagaaaaagtgcttggggtgtgtgtgtgtgtgtgtgtgtgtgtgtgtgtgtgtgcacaatttCCAGAGAAATCTTTCCATGGGGGAACTTAGTTCTCTTTGGGGTTGAGAAGTATTTTTGTCAAGCTGAAGCACTGTTGTCCATGGTAGAATGAAGAGCCAGGCACCTTGTCCTCTCTTTCTCTAGGTGGATAAATGAATAATCTTCCTTCAAACATTTTGATTAGAGCATTTGCTAAGACTCACTAGGTAAACAATAGGTGCTGCTCTAACTAGAGtctcttttttttatatatatattatttatttatttatttttcttttttattggatattttatttatttacatttctttttttttattaacttgagtatttcttatatacatttcaagtgttattccctttcccggtttccgggcaaacatccccctcccccctccccttccttatgggtgttcccctcccaccctcccctaaCTAGAGTCTCTTACTCCTCCACACACAAGAAGAGAATTGTCTAATAAGTGACTTAGGTGTGGCTACTGTGCTGTGGTTACATGTTAGTTGAGGGAGTAATTGAGTATGTGACTGAGTCAGGCAGAAGAATAAGCCTTCTTTGGCCTGAGCCCTGTGGGCAGTGAGTGATCACTAGGCTTTTGAGCAAGATAGTTATTGACATGATAGAAAAGTCTTGCCTTAAGTCTGGGCATGGCTGTGCTTGCCGGTAGTACCAGGACTTAGGAGGCAGTATCAGAAGAATGGGAACTCGAAAGGCCAGTTTCTATACTTGATGGTTAAAATGATATgtttatgttacatatatatgtctatacatactcacacatacatgtatacacacacacatatatacacacacacacacacacatatatatacacacacacaggcatatatatacacatgtgcacatatatctACATATGCCCTCACATGAAAATATATCACACTGACACACATCTATTTAtcgatatacacacacatatatgtatgtataaacacacagacatatacatacatacatgtatatatagacacacatatctatacacacatatctgtatctctctctccacacacataaaatatacacacacacatatttctatctctgtatacacacatatatatctaaatctatacacacacaggtacacagataATAAAAGGATACCCCTACTTGGTTTGGTGGGTggaacatgcctataatcccagcattttggaTTCTttggcaggaggatcatgagttaatgagatcctgtctcactcAACCACTGCCCCCTGAAAGAAAATCAATAGGGAGAACTTTGTATTAACCCAGGAATATTGAAGTGTGGAAGAATTCATGTGTGTAGTATTGGCTTTGTGAATGATGGATGGTGACAAAGGACTTTGACCTGGGGAATATTGAATGAGTATTTaatgtcacacaggcttataggtgcAATAGTGCACATTTGTAGATCTGTAGATCATATACTACCTACATAACAGTTTTGGAGTTGACAATCTCTTCTTCCACTATTCAAAAGGACACTGTGGAAAATATTGTTTTGAAGCATAGAGCTACTAAACAAATTTCATTTTGCAACTAGATGTTTTCCCTTCCATCAACATATTGTCTCCTAAATTATTTACAACCCAAGAGCCTGCCTTAAGATATAAACAAAACCACTGACTTAGTCACTGTCTTAGTGCTGTGAAGACAtagcatgaccaaagcaactcgtagcatttagttggggtttgcttagagtttcagagctCTAATCTACTCGACTATGGCAGGGAGCACAACAGCacacaggcagatatggtgctggagaaatagctgagagcAACATCCTAAGCTAGAGgccaagaggaagagagaggagggagactgGGCTTGAcaggggcttttgaaacctcaaatcccatcTCCAGCGTCACTCTTCTCCcaaccacacctactccaacaaggacgcacctcctaatccttctattCCTTTCAAACAGTTCCCTGGTGCTAAGCCTCCAAGTGTatgagcctgggggtggggggggcattCCTATACAAACCACCAAATGTTAAAGTGCAGCTTTGTTCCAGGAGTTAGAACTAATGTACAAATGTCAGAGATGTAAGATTACAATGGATTTGCAATGATAGAGTTTGGGGGGAATGCTTCATTGCATGTGGTTAAGAAATCAGCACCTCATTTTCCATGGGAACCATGAAAACTTCCCAGCACTCCATTTTCCAGCCTGATTGTTTCCATTACTTCAGAGCCCCAAGGCAGAACTGTTCCTACAAGGAAGAATAGCTTAACGTGGCACCTCCAAGGCCATCTTACAGGCAAAGTGGGAACTGTtattctctcccctttcctggaCTGAGAACCACCCACCCTTTATTATGGTGTCAGAGTTTAGGAGTATATAGCATGATATATTGAAGTCAACTTCCTTACACATCATgtcagctgatttttttttttttagaacagtGACTCTCAAAGGCTTTTACGTTTCTAGTACTGATGCAGTGGTTAGAATGAGAGTGGCCCCCATAGGTCTAAATGTTTGATTGTTTGATCCTCACTTGGCCGAATGGTTTAGGAAAGATTAGGAAGTGTCTCAAAAGATGCATACGATATTCCCAGTgtgttctctgcctcctgcttgaaggtcaagatgtgagctctcagtttcTGTGTCAGCTGACTGTCTCCATACCTTTTCTCTGCCATCATAGACTCTAACTCTTTGAAATCGTAAGCTCAGTTAAAGTTCATTGGCCTTGGTCATAGTGCTTCAtcatagagatagaaaagaaactaatacagCTGGGGATGTAACTAAGAGATAGTGTACTCCTCTAGCTTATTTAAGAGCCATACATTCAAtaatgagtctctctctctctgtctctgtctctgtctctgtctctgtatctctctgtctctctctgtctctctctgtctctctgtctctctctctctctctctctctctctctctcacacacacacacacacatagagaataatggtttgagtaagaatggcccctatagtctcatatgcttgaatgcttagtcaccatgaagtggcactatttgaaaagattaaaaggattaggaggtgtggccttgttggagaaagtgtgacACTGGAAGTTTCACAGAAGCCCAATCTCTTTGTCTTCCTTGTGGCCTGTGGATTAAAATGTAGCCCTCAACTACTTTTCCAGTACCAATTTCTGCCCGCATACTGCCATATTGTATGCCATGATAATAATGTATTAAATCTCTAAAACTGTTAGAAAGCCCCGTTAGaaaagaaatgctttcttttataatagtTGCTTCGGTCTTggtatcacagcaatggaatagtgactaagacacatacacacacagacacacacttaaaatGCCAATTTCCAGAGTATATTTACTGAAGCAGAAACTCCAGAGGAGTTTTAAGAAGCTATGGTTTTAATTTCAGCTAGTTTAGACATCCCTGAGAGGGACATTCTCATTCTTACTTCCGTGTTTGAACTTGGATCTTCTATCTTCAACCAGACTGCCAGATTTGTTGTGTATGTGGAGAACAGTAACAAGGAGTCATTTCTTGCCAGTGTCAATGGACAGTTAAACAGATGATAGCTGAGCTCTATGGGAAATCCCGCTTAAAACTCTTTGGGGATATTTCCAATGCAGAATTTTGCACACCATACGGGAATTTTCAGCACTTGAAAAAAGATTGCTTAGTTGATAAGCAACAGTGTCTCTACTTACCAACAAACACAATCTGTGATTCCCAAAGCTGGCAGTGCTCAGACTCTGAGGGTCATTCTTGACTGTGGACTGAAGCCAGAAGCTGTGTGGCTATACCAGGCTGAGGAGTCATGGCAAGAGACTCAGTTACTCCAACTCCATTCCTCTTCCTGTGCCTACTGTTCTATGGGCAGTTGTTTGAACTGAGGTACGGTCCAaactaaatgcaaagaaaaagcaaaatatctcagctccacaaaaaaaaattactggggtagaatatttcaaaatatgttcTGCTCCTTAGTGGCAAGTGTACCATTGGAGAAGTTAACAGGATCCCTAGGCACAAGAAACAACCCAGCTGGGTGTGTCTCTTCGAATAGATTTCTACTCAGTTTGAATATCATTCTCCTGTAAGATAAATTATATTTGGAATTCAGCAGGGAAATTGCTGTTTGAAGGGACTTTCCCTCTAGATCTTTTGTTAGAAATTGAACTGTTTTGTTGTTTGCCCCTTAAGTTTCTATTAGCAATACAATCCCAGTTAAAAAGAATATATGAGGGGGCAGAGAACCTTTGTCATCTAACTCCTATATATGTTGACTGAAGCGATGTTTTGGTGGGGAGTTTACTGCATTTTGCTCTGACAGTAAAGATACCACAGCTTCTATCACCTAGAATCAGACATAAAGAACTGTGTTACAGATGGCTGAGCTAAGAGAATACTTCTGGAAATTATCATTTGGGATATTGAAAATCCACTTGTAGTTTGACTTCACTTTAGTGAGTGTTCTACTGaaaggctcagcaggtaagaaatTCTTATTTTTGAGTCCTGGTAGAATTTTAATTCTAATGGGTTTACTTCAAGAGATTACGTCTATATTTAGAAATGCTAAATGTTAGAAGATCACTGGATTTCATCATTAGTGTGAAATTATATTCTCACTGGgttaaaaaattaagtttttaaagGGGGTGGTCTTTGTCTTAGCATTTTGTTGCTGGTTTTAAGATTTAAAGTAGCAGCTTGAAAATTGACTGCGTTCTAACTTGGCCAAGAGTCACCATCTGTGGATGGATGCTTTTAACAGGAGAGGAGACAAGTTAAAACCTAGGTCACTGACAAACTCTGGGAGCAACATAAATTCAAAGAAGCTTACAGGACACCTAATACGACCATTGGTGCCACAGGAGAGACATAGACACAAAGCAATTCCAGCCTTCTGAGAACTCAGTCTGCTAAAGAGAAATTCCTCTGGTGCTCTTGGGAGGGTGGGAACGTGTGGGGCCCAAGTAAGGGAGATGCAGTCCAGGAATCCCTAAATGTGCGGAGAGTGGAGGCTGTTGATGCCATTGAACACCATGGAATGCCGATAGATTATATTTCGCCACAAGGGCTAGGCTGGCTCTTACAAACCGAAAGCATGCCTACTTAAATTATATATACCCATACTGTGAAATCCCAACTGTGAACACCAGCAGCACAAAAATAACTCCAAGCTACCAAGCTCACGGGATCGGCTCTGTCTTTACTTCTCTGTTAATGTTAATATGCGACGTGTTAATTCATGCTGTCATCTGCTAGCGCTTGTCACCAGACATGTAGAAACAGGTGCCAAACTTTGAAGGAAAAGGGAGACTGGAGAAAATTCTATCCattaacttaatttaaaaaatgggatgtGGGAAAAGATAACCCTCCCACTGTTGTTTATATTCAGAGAACTTTGTGGCCCTGCTAGCAGAACAGGTGTGGGAGCTTGTGTGGTAAAGAAGTTTGAGGACCAATGTCAGAGGATTAAGTTTGTTCTAGCCCCCTTTTTCCCTAGTGGTAGAAAGGGAACAGGGACAAAGGTGACTCTTTAGCCTTGGACTCTATCTTGGTGCTAATATCGCTGAATGCAGTGGGTACCCAGTGACCAGCTGTTGAAGACAGTGGGTGCCCAGAATCAGCTGCTGAAGCTCTTCTTGAAAAAGAATGCCGTTGTAATGATTATGCTTAAGGGAAATCATGatagaataacaaaaacaagatACAAGTGTGTCAACTAGGGCTTGAGGACAAACCCTGGACTTTCTACCCCTTACTGTAATTATTGTAATTTAATCAGGAATTTACTTTGGTGAATTGAACTGGTATTTTCATGTTTTGAGCATTTTCTTGACACtggatataatttttttctttccttaaaagtGGATAAAATACTGTTATTAGACCACTAAGATTGGAATAGTGGTTAAGCAAATTACAATATATAACCCATTTTTATGAGTTTGGAATTATAaactgataagtaaatattatcaagccatttctctctctctctctctctctctctctctctctctctctctctctctctttctctccctccctcccccctctttctctctttctgtgtatggggggaggggcaggtaaGATGTCAAggttggtggcaaacaccttacCAGATGGGCTATCTCTCTGGGTCTCAAGGCATTCTTTATTTACAGTAATATGATGTAGACATGCTTCCTTATAGAGAAAGTCAAACAATGTTGGGAAACAGAACACCTCACCACCAAAGTCCTGTCTGTCCTACTAAGGTTTCTTAATGTCCCCATCTTTGAGCTGGAGCTCTTTAGTTAGGGCTGGAATATCGGGTGAACAGAACGGTAAGAATGTAAGTGTAAATGAAACCTGACCACCACCCCTTCCACCCATCCTCCATGATCtgttgtgagtttctgtgttaacCACTGCCTACCTTACAAAGAAATTTCTATGATAAGTTCTAAGACCCCAAGAGAAGAGAGGTAGACATTGAGAGGGCAGCTTGATACTATATCTATTTAGCAGAATAACAGTAGTAGGAGCTTTACCACTGGAGCCTTTGGGCTACCCAACCATGCATTCTGGTCCAGAGTTTCTGTATCACGAGTTGCCTTCAGTAGACTAAggcttaaatccaatcagaaagcaacTGGCTGTCTTTATAACATTCCTGCTACTATTTTACCCATGGACATACCTTGTCATCAGTGTGGCTCTCAGGGTTCACAGCTGggtgataactttttttttttctcccaggaGCCTGAGTTAATAACACCTACAAAATGTATTATCAGTGAGGGAGGAAGCTTTCTCAGTACACTTCAGTTCTCCATTTTCTGTGATGGGTGTATTTGGTGTCTTTAACAATAAGTAGGGTCTTAGCATTCAGTTCATGGAGCTGGCCTGTATTGTTCAGGAGGTTCTAGAACACCTCTCACCAGCAAATGGAGGGGTGGTATCCCACACCTGACACTAGGGTTTTCCTTTGCAAACCGCAGAACTATGTTTTTCCATAGAGCTGGATGGCTAACTATGCCATGTTATTTGATTTTCAAAGCTTTTTGGaactacattttattttcataatgcaTCCCCAGAATATTGTAAAGAGTCATACCAGGTACAGCGTCATTCATATATTATAGTacatgaaaggaagaaaccaGAAACCAGTACAGGAGACGGAAGGGCATGGCTGGCTGGGGTGGATCCATGCTCCATAAGCCTTATGTTTACAAGGTAAATTTATTTGGATACTTGCTGTCCCTCAGCAACCCTTGATAGGAGGCAGATGTTCTTAAAAATTGTCTTTAATCTCAACAGTGGCTCTTGCTAGTAAATCACACTTTCTCACTTTCAGACTAGATATAATTGAtagtaaagaaaacaaagtgtTCCCATCTTCAGTGAATAATAGTTCCCAAATTTGAAATTCATAAATGATTTGGGTAGATACTATTGATTTGAAACCAAAATTTGAAAGAAACGAAACTATCCGGCTGTATGTGAATGGTAGATAACTgacatacatttattttaattatttcagaTAGACATAGAGTTTAATGAAGGTACGACCCAGATAGTAGAAGTTTTAACTTCTGAGTTCCTCATCTGATGTCTGCTGTTGGTTTTATGCTATGCTTAAGTTATTACTAAATTACTACTTACTAAATTATTACTTACTATTCTGATATGCTTAAGTTATTTTGAAGGAAAATTTGTTTCGTCTTCAGGGTCTGCTCATGCTCCCTGCCAGGCTGAAGAGCAAATGCCTATCTGCTAGCTTCTTACCCTCTCACATAGTCCTAATGAGAGCCCATCtccagaggatgtggagaattCCAAAACGAAGTGCCAGAGCGAGACATGGGAGCACACGACTCCACCCTAGCACtaggagactgaaggagcagaatcAGCTGGTGTTAAAAAGCCAGAAGCtgcctaaacaaacaaacaaacaaacaaacaaacaaacaaaaacaacaagaggGAAGGTGGTGATAAACAAAAGCCAGAAAACCCAACCCTACACATTTGAAGTATCATTCAGAGATGAAGGGCCAAAACATCATTTCTTGTTGACATGTTACCTTGAAAAGGCCCCGCTCCCTCCCAGTTGTCCCTGGTGAGACGAAGACTGCTGGAGACACACAAGTGAAGGAAACCaggtgtggttgtttgaatgagaagAGCCCCCGTAGCCTCTTAGATTTGACTGTCTGGTTCCCAGTTAGTGGATCTGTTTAGgaaggcttaggaggtgtggccttgttgaagcagGTGTGTCACTGAAGATAAGACTGAGGTTTTGAAAGGCCAACCTAGATCTAGTCATTCTCTATATATCTGCTTTGTATCTGTGGAGTAAGATATAAAGCTTTCAGCTTTTGAACCTGAGATATGCTTGCCTGCCAGCCATCCTTACCACCATGCTGGTTCTGGACTAATCCTCTCAAACTTTAAGTTCCCAattaaatgcatacacacacacacacatgcacacacacacacacacacacacacacacacacacacacacacattgtcttCTTTGTCACTGTGATTATTTACAGAAGTAGAACAGTGACACCAGGACACCAGGTATTGCAGGGGCTGGGAAAAAATGTGTTAGGGGATTTTTGCTAGGGTTTTCCAGTTTGTAGTCAGTAGGAGCATAGCTCTTCAGACAACTCCCGGTTCTTGGTTTTGGAAACAACTACATTTCTGTAGCCTTCGTGTTTATTTTGAGGTTGGTTACTTTGCACTAGTCAACCTGCACA includes:
- the LOC134483819 gene encoding uncharacterized protein LOC134483819 isoform X3, whose amino-acid sequence is MRCRSADADEWGWAGCVATSRSLSVGKPLSSWNCILCRMRGQNPSLKKTVQELKAGTSRQELTQRLHWSAACWLASHVLLSVYSYITQWRLTMGGTACSGVDTEIINQENVLQTTDLAIGICLRHFHH
- the LOC134483819 gene encoding GATOR2 complex protein MIOS-like isoform X2 — translated: MATKKLCLKTKQQQQQQQQQQQQQQQQQQQHQQQNHSSTQETEAGRSHAHGSRPGLCCCVATSRSLSVGKPLSSWNCILCRMRGQNPSLKKTVQELKAGTSRQELTQRLHWSAACWLASHVLLSVYSYITQWRLTMGGTACSGVDTEIINQENVLQTTDLAIGICLRHFHH